The following coding sequences lie in one Komagataeibacter sucrofermentans DSM 15973 genomic window:
- a CDS encoding HNH endonuclease yields the protein MPCDSQYLPALVLNADFRPLSYFPLSLWSWQDAIRAVWLDRVSVLSEYDTVVHSPTQSLRLPSVIALKDYIPTARKPAFTRFNVFLRDNFSCQYCNTRFPTQELTFDHVIPRSKGGRTSWENVVTACGPCNLIKGSYMPHQIRMYPARTPARPSSRRLQENGRAFPPNYLHESWRDYLYWDTELEN from the coding sequence GTGCCCTGTGACAGTCAATACCTGCCAGCTCTCGTCCTGAATGCGGATTTCAGGCCGCTCTCCTATTTTCCGCTTTCGCTGTGGTCATGGCAGGATGCCATCCGTGCCGTGTGGCTCGACCGCGTATCGGTGTTGAGCGAATATGACACGGTCGTCCACTCCCCCACCCAGAGCCTGCGCCTGCCCAGCGTGATTGCGCTGAAAGACTATATCCCCACCGCCCGCAAGCCTGCCTTCACGCGGTTCAATGTCTTCCTGCGCGACAATTTTTCCTGCCAGTACTGCAACACCCGCTTCCCCACGCAGGAACTGACATTCGACCACGTCATTCCCCGCAGCAAGGGGGGCAGAACGAGTTGGGAGAACGTGGTGACCGCCTGCGGCCCGTGCAACCTCATCAAGGGGTCTTACATGCCGCACCAGATCCGCATGTATCCTGCCCGCACGCCCGCGCGGCCCTCAAGCCGCAGGTTGCAGGAAAATGGCCGCGCCTTCCCCCCCAACTACCTGCATGAAAGCTGGCGCGACTATCTGTACTGGGATACCGAACTCGAAAACTGA